From the Prunus dulcis chromosome 4, ALMONDv2, whole genome shotgun sequence genome, one window contains:
- the LOC117626197 gene encoding senescence-specific cysteine protease SAG39-like — MMAFTLRKSSSILLTLLVLGVWASQANCRTLLDAHTSMLDRHEQWMARYVPIYKDDEEREKRFQIFKDNVEFIESFNYASNQPYKLNINGFADQSHEEFQASRNRYRTSLNTMSSKTPFRYENVTAIPSSMDWRKKGAVTPIKDQGECGCCWAFSAVAATEGTTKLKSGKLVSLSEQELVDCDTQGENQGCEGGLMDDAFKFVMRNKGLAAEANYPYRGIDGICNKNKVAYHAAKITGYEDVPANELALLKAVANQPVSVAIDAGGYEFQFYSRGILTGDCGTHLNHGVTVVGYGTGADGTKYWLVKNSWGAEWGEGGYVRIQRDVHTRQGLCGIAMKASYPTA; from the exons ATGATGGCTTTCACACTTAGAAAGTCATCATCTATTCTACTGACACTTTTAGTCTTGGGGGTGTGGGCTTCCCAAGCCAACTGCCGCACATTGCTTGATGCTCATACTTCCATGTTAGATAGACATGAGCAGTGGATGGCTCGATATGTACCCATCTACAAGGACGATGAAGAGAGGGAAAAGCGTTTCCAGATATTCAAGGACAATGTGGAGTTCATAGAGTCCTTCAACTATGCTAGCAATCAGCCTTACAAGCTAAACATCAATGGATTTGCAGACCAGAGTCATGAAGAATTCCAAGCCTCTCGCAACCGATACAGAACATCCCTCAATACCATGTCATCTAAGACGCCTTTTAGATATGAGAATGTGACTGCAATCCCATCCAGCatggattggagaaaaaagGGAGCTGTCACCCCCATCAAGGACCAGGGTGAATGTG GATGCTGTTGGGCATTTTCTGCAGTGGCAGCCACAGAAGGCACTACAAAGCTGAAAAGTGGGAAGCTCGTGTCTCTTTCGGAGCAAGAGCTAGTGGATTGTGACACTCAGGGTGAGAACCAAGGCTGTGAGGGTGGTCTCATGGATGATGCCTTTAAGTTTGTAATGCGCAACAAAGGCCTGGCAGCTGAAGCAAACTACCCCTATAGAGGAATTGATGGAATTTGCAACAAGAACAAGGTAGCATATCATGCAGCAAAGATCACAGGTTATGAAGATGTACCAGCCAACGAGTTGGCTTTGTTGAAGGCCGTGGCCAATCAACCTGTTTCTGTTGCAATTGACGCCGGTGGATACGAATTCCAGTTTTACTCACGTGGAATTCTCACAGGAGATTGTGGAACTCATTTGAACCATGGTGTCACTGTAGTTGGGTATGGGACAGGTGCTGATGGTACCAAGTATTGGTTAGTCAAAAACTCATGGGGTGCAGAGTGGGGTGAGGGTGGATATGTAAGAATTCAAAGAGATGTGCACACTAGGCAAGGCCTTTGTGGCATTGCCATGAAAGCTTCTTATCCTACTGCTTGA
- the LOC117625063 gene encoding ervatamin-C-like, protein MAFEKNLEVIAIFIVLGTLASQATSRTLSEASFAAKHDQWMTKFGRVYEGNAEKERRFAIFKKNVQFVEKFNTEGNKTYKLGLNEHSDLSDEEFLRQRTGYKRATEFTSSPNMSFRYEDLSPTDVLPSIDWREKGAVTPIKDQGTCGCCWAFSVVAAVEGINQIKTGNLISLSEQQLLDCTSGNYGCDGGSLPTTFEYIKQSGGIAREENYPYEAEQGTCNANQPAVQITGYEQVPANSEEDLLKAVSMQPVSIAIDASGEEFKHYQSGVFSNTDCGTTLDHAVTVVGYGTTEDGTKYWLLKNQWGESWGENGYMKILRDAGPPEGLCGLARDAYYPTA, encoded by the exons ATGGCTTTTGAGAAAAACCTTGAGGTCATTGCCATATTCATCGTCTTGGGGACTTTGGCATCTCAAGCCACATCCCGCACACTGTCCGAAGCTTCCTTTGCTGCAAAACATGATCAATGGATGACAAAGTTTGGCCGTGTTTATGAGGGCAATGCGGAGAAGGAAAGGCGTTTCGCCATATTCAAGAAGAACGTGCAGTTTGTGGAGAAGTTCAACACTGAAGGGAACAAGACTTACAAGTTAGGACTGAATGAACATTCTGATTTGAGCGATGAAGAATTCCTCCGGCAGCGTACTGGATACAAAAGGGCCACTGAATTCACCTCATCCCCAAACATGTCTTTCAGGTACGAAGACCTCAGCCCGACTGATGTTCTGCCTAGCATCGACTGGAGGGAGAAAGGAGCTGTCACCCCCATAAAGGATCAAGGAACCTGTG GCTGTTGCTGGGCATTTTCTGTAGTGGCAGCAGTGGAAGggattaaccaaatcaaaactGGGAATCTGATCTCACTGTCCGAGCAACAACTTCTGGACTGTACCAGTGGCAACTACGGCTGCGATGGTGGTTCCTTGCCTACTACATTTGAATACATCAAACAAAGCGGAGGAATTGCCAGAGAAGAAAACTACCCGTACGAGGCTGAACAGGGAACATGTAACGCTAATCAGCCTGCTGTCCAGATCACTGGTTATGAACAGGTGCCTGCCAATAGTGAAGAAGACCTACTCAAGGCTGTGTCCATGCAGCCAGTCTCAATAGCCATCGATGCTTCCGGGGAGGAGTTTAAGCATTACCAAAGTGGGGTCTTCTCGAACACAGATTGTGGGACGACACTGGACCATGCTGTTACCGTCGTTGGGTACGGGACGACTGAGGACGGCACTAAGTATTGGTTACTCAAGAATCAATGGGGTGAGAGCTGGGGTGAAAATGGCTATATGAAAATTCTTAGGGATGCTGGTCCCCCAGAAGGTCTCTGTGGCCTTGCTCGGGACGCTTACTATCCGACtgcataa
- the LOC117624098 gene encoding 50S ribosomal protein L34, chloroplastic produces MASITAMSLSPCLSSRGIQQAFTPSASLTFLTGSRTRKSSVSLNAATPRSSLLHCSFVPSSSLSFPSSFSGLSLGLDLTSSIGVGRRRGSGLVVRAGKAALCLTKRNRSRKSLARTHGFRRRMRTTGGRAMLKRRRAKGRKILCTKTNPNSGKRA; encoded by the exons ATGGCTTCAATAACAGCAATGTCATTGTCACCTTGCCTTTCAAGTAGAGGCATACAGCAAGCCTTCACACCTTCTGCTTCTCTCACATTCCTCACTGGGTCAAGAACCAGGAAGAGCTCTGTGTCTCTCAACGCTGCCACTCCTCGTTCTTCGTTGCTTCACTGCTCCTTCGTCccttcatcctctctctctttcccttccTCGTTTTCAG GTTTATCTCTTGGGTTGGATTTGACTTCTAGTATTGgggttggaagaagaagaggctcTGGCTTAGTGGTGAGGGCTGGGAAGGCTGCTCTGTGTCTAACCAAGAGAAATAGGTCCCGGAAATCTTTGGCTCGAACTCATGGCTTCCGTAGACGCATGAGAACCACTGGTGGTAGAGCAATGTTGAAGCGCCGACGTGCTAAGGGACGGAAGATCCTCTGCACAAAGACCAATCCCAACAGTGGAAAACGTGCCTGA
- the LOC117626590 gene encoding protein CHUP1, chloroplastic, protein MVAGKVRAAMGLQKSPSNAKPETPSKSPSPSVSSGKVSQKAVFSRSFGVYFPRSSAQVQPKPPDVTELLRLVEELRERESRLKTELLENKLLRESVAIVPVLENEILNKSEDIERASKQMEALEAENERLRNQVEEVKLMLEEERRESEKKVKAMEAEISELKKTASDRSKAEINLESDELSSSQRFQGLMEVTGRSNLIKNLKKGAKCADVHANKESQKLERSDSKREEAETERPRHSRCNSEELAESTLSTIRSRIPRVPKPPPRPSTSNGENKASTEQAVTFPPPPPPPTSQAKSVPPPPPPPSRAAPPPPPPPPKGRRPAPAKVRRVPEVVEFYHSLMRRDSRRDSGSGGSDVPATANARDMIGEIENRSAYLLAIKTDVETQGDFIRFLIKEVENAAFTDIKDVVPFVKWLDDELSYLVDERAVLKHFDWPEQKADALREAAFGYCDLKKLETEASSFPDDSRHPCGPTLKKMQALLEKLEHGVYNLSRIRESATQRYKVFQIPTNWMLDTEFVSQIKLASVKLAMKYMKRVSAELEIVGGGPEEEELIVQGVRFAFRVHQFAGGFDAETMRAFQVLRDKVRSCHVQCHNQQQQKIVCRSTPC, encoded by the exons ATGGTAGCTGGGAAGGTGAGGGCGGCAATGGGGCTGCAAAAATCGCCATCAAATGCGAAACCGGAGACTCCTTCGAAGTCGCCGTCGCCGTCGGTAAGCTCCGGTAAGGTCTCGCAGAAGGCGGTGTTCTCGCGCTCATTTGGCGTGTACTTCCCACGCTCCTCCGCACAGGTCCAGCCCAAGCCGCCGGACGTGACGGAGCTTCTCCGCCTGGTCGAAGAGCTCCGGGAGCGAGAGTCGAGGTTGAAGACGGAGCTTCTCGAGAACAAGCTCTTGAGAGAGTCCGTCGCCATTGTCCCTGTTTTGGAAAACGAGATCCTCAACAAGAGCGAAGACATTGAGCGAGCTTCGAAGCAAATGGAGGCCTTGGAGGCCGAGAACGAGAGGTTGAGAAATCAGGTGGAGGAAGTGAAGTTGATGTtagaggaagagaggagggAGAGCGAGAAAAAAGTGAAGGCAATGGAGGCTGAGATTTCGGAGTTGAAGAAAACGGCGTCGGATCGTAGCAAAGCGGAGATAAACTTGGAGAGCGACGAGCTTTCGTCGTCGCAGAGATTCCAGGGGCTCATGGAGGTCACCGGAAGGTCCAATCTcataaaaaacttaaagaAGGGAGCCAAATGCGCGGACGTTCATGCAAATAAGGAGAGTCAGAAGCTAGAGCGCTCAGATTCGAAGAGGGAGGAAGCAGAAACGGAGAGACCGAGACACTCGAGGTGTAACTCGGAGGAACTCGCCGAGTCGACTCTGTCTACTATCAGATCTCGCATTCCTAGGGTTCCTAAACCGCCTCCAAGACCATCCACATCCAACGGCGAGAACAAGGCCTCAACAGAACAAGCGGTTACATTTCCACCACCTCCGCCACCGCCAACGAGCCAGGCGAAGTCGGTACCTCCACCGCCACCTCCGCCGTCAAGAGCGGCGCCGCCTCCGCCTCCCCCGCCTCCTAAAGGGAGAAGGCCGGCCCCTGCGAAGGTGAGGCGAGTGCCGGAGGTTGTGGagttttaccattctctgaTGAGAAGAGACTCTCGCAGAGACTCCGGCAGTGGTGGCTCCGACGTGCCGGCAACCGCAAATGCCCGTGACATGATCGGCGAGATCGAGAACCGTTCGGCTTACTTGCTCGCG ATAAAAACGGATGTAGAAACGCAAGGAGATTTCATAAGGTTTTTGATAAAGGAAGTTGAGAATGCAGCGTTTACAGACATCAAGGATGTGGTGCCTTTTGTCAAATGGCTGGACGATGAGCTCTCATATTTG gTGGATGAAAGAGCTGTGCTGAAGCACTTCGACTGGCCAGAGCAGAAAGCCGATGCTCTGCGCGAGGCTGCATTTGGCTACTGTGATCTCAAGAAGCTTGAAACCGAGGCCTCGTCGTTTCCCGACGATTCTCGCCATCCCTGTGGTCCGACCCTCAAGAAGATGCAGGCTTTGCTGGAAAA ATTGGAGCATGGTGTTTACAATCTTTCACGGATCAGAGAATCCGCCACTCAAAGATACAAGGTTTTCCAAATCCCTACCAATTGGATGCTCGATACTGAATTCGTAAGCCAG ATCAAGCTGGCATCCGTGAAATTGGCAATGAAGTACATGAAAAGAGTCTCTGCTGAGCTTGAAATAGTAGGAGGTGGCCCCGAAGAAGAAGAGCTGATAGTTCAAGGTGTTCGATTTGCCTTCCGTGTACATCAG TTTGCCGGGGGTTTCGATGCAGAAACGATGAGAGCATTCCAGGTGTTGAGAGATAAAGTCAGGTCATGCCATGTACAATGCCACAACCAGCAACAGCAAAAAATTGTATGCAGATCTACACCATGCTAA
- the LOC117624208 gene encoding uncharacterized protein LOC117624208: MISTISGGPTVAGTSHRSMKQYVRAAQFPQVLGIEMNRFQETPKVRWEPITFCQEEEEGILYPHDDPMIIRAEIADYDVGRVLIDTGSSVSVIFAGAFREMGINDNQVDRQLTPLLSFSGDLVQPIGSVRLPITFGTAPRKATTYDQFLIVDCPTAYNVIVGRTALTRIKAHLSPHMLLMKFPTPNGTGAIRGNQFSARTCYATALKATSFILPNETMTVQGLPNGTGPVDDPRDESPTPHTQPAEELETITLSDEQPDRQVRIGTRLTANLRTQFIDFLRHHSEVFAWSYEDMPGIAPDVISHKLTISSAYKPVRQKRRSYDAERYEAMRTEVEKLQTIGFIREATYPVWLANSVMVRKSTGGWRMCQDYTDLNKACPKDSFPLPRIDQLVDATAGHELLSFMDAYSGYNQIFMHPPDSEHTAFITDKGTAEDHLQNLSIMFGILKDYRMRLNPKKCAFGVSSGKFLGFMISQRGIEANPEKIKAIIDMERPKTTKDIQSLTGRVAALTRFISKATDKCVPFFKALKGGKRDITWTAELSGTAVSSVLIRKPEKAELPIFYVSKALQSAELRYPPLEQLALALVVSARRLRPYFQAHGIKVLTNQPLRQVLQKPEISGRLIKWAIELGEFDIQFVPRPAEKGQAVADFISELTPATVQPTSEAITETILPDQPGAERLDTSTPVWGLHVDGSANQQGCGAGLVLTTPDGQKIEYALRFDFRTSNNEAEYEALLAGLRLAKSMNAKQIRIHSDSQLIVNQVTADFAAKDASMYAYLSTAHQLLRSFQAYEIKQIPRGENSHADALARLASAINDKVGRKVPVEILAQPSTVTSEACAVRYEDTWMSPIYLYLTNGTLPEDKAQARS; the protein is encoded by the exons atgatCAGCACTATCAGCGGAGGACCTACCGTTGCGGGGACGAGCCACCGTTCGATGAAACAGTATGTGCGTGCCGCACAGTTCCCTCAGGTGCTCGGAATAGAGATGAATCGGTTCCAGGAAACACCAAAAGTTCGTTGGGAGCCGATCACATTTtgccaagaggaagaagagggaatcctCTATCCCCACGACGACCCAATGATCATCCGAGCTGAAATTGCCGATTACGATGTAGGGCGAGTGCTGATCGATACCGGGAGCTCCGTGAGCGTAATCTTTGCTGGAGCTTTCAGAGAGATGGGAATCAATGACAACCAAGTCGACCGGCAGTTGACACCTCTGTTAAGCTTCTCTGGAGACTTGGTCCAACCAATCGGTAGTGTcagactgccaattacatttggCACGGCGCCGAGAAAAGCAACAACGTACGATCAGTTCCTCATCGTCGACTGCCCGACGGCATACAACGTTATCGTTGGCCGAACGGCACTGACGAGGATCAAGGCGCATCTTTCGCCCCACATGCTGTTGATGAAGTTCCCTACCCCGAACGGCACGGGGGCAATCCGGGGAAATCAATTCAGCGCGCGGACTTGCTACGCTACGGCGCTCAAGGCAACCTCGTTCATACTCCCCAACGAGACCATGACGGTGCAAGGTTTACCGAACGGTACTGGACCGGTTGACGACCCTAGAGATGAATCTCCCACCCCTCACACACAACCTGCCGAAGAATTGGAAACCATAACCTTGAGCGATGAACAGCCCGACCGACAGGTTAGGATCGGCACTAGACTCACTGCGAACCTCCGAACGCAATTCATAGACTTCTTGCGGCATCATTCGGAAGTTTTCGCATGGTCTTACGAGGACATGCCCGGCATCGCCCCGGACGTGATTAGCCATAAACTCACCATCTCCTCCGCCTATAAGCCCGTAAGGCAGAAGCGCCGATCATACGATGCCGAACGGTATGAGGCGATGCGCACGGAAGtcgaaaaacttcaaaccatcggTTTCATCCGGGAAGCAACGTATCCGGTATGGCTTGCCAACTCCGTCATGGTAAGAAAGTCCACGGGCGGGTGGCGGatgtgccaagactatacCGACCTCAACAAGGCCTGCCCGAAGGATAGCTTTCCGTTGCCACGGATAGACCAGCTCGTGGATGCCACTGCCGGCCACGAACTGCTGAGCTTTATGGAtgcctactccggctataaccagatattcatgcaccctccCGACAGCGAACATACCGCATTCATAACGGACAAAGG AACCGCCGAAGATCACCTGCAGAACTTATCGATCATGTTCGGCATACTCAAAGACTACAGGATGAGGCTGAACCCGAAGAAATGCGCCTTCGGTGTATCTTCCGGGAAATTCCTCGGATTCATGATCAGTCAGAGGGGGATTGAGGCGAATCCCGAGAAAATAAAGGCAATCATCGATATGGAGAGGCCGAAGACGACGAAGGACATTCAGAGCCTTACCGGACGCGTGGCCGCCCTGACCCGCTTCATATCGAAAGCTACCGATAAATGTGTACCGttcttcaaagccttgaaaggGGGCAAACGGGATATCACATGGACTGCCGAAT TATCCGGAACTGCCGTCAGCTCGGTACTAATTCGGAAACCAGAGAAGGCAGAATTACCAATCTTCTATGTCAGCAAGGCACTCCAGAGTGCGGAACTTCGGTATCCACCATTAGAGCAGCTGGCTCTAGCCCTTGTTGTCTCGGCACGAAGACTTCGGCCATACTTCCAGGCACACGGGATCAAAGTCCTGACCAACCAACCCCTCCGGCAAGTCCTCcaaaaaccagaaatttcgggccgattgatcaaatgggcgatcgAACTCGGGGAATTCGACATACAGTTCGTTCCGAGGCCCGCGGAGAAGGGCCAGGCTGTTGCCGATTTTATCTCCGAGCTTACCCCAGCGACAGTACAACCGACATCTGAGGCAATTACCGAGACCATCTTGCCGGATCAACCAGGCGCCGAACGCCTCGACACATCAACTCCCGTCTGGGGTTTGCACGTCGATGGCTCGGCAAACCAGCAAGGATGCGGAGCGGGCTTGGTGCTGACAACACCGGACGGACAGAAGATCGAATACGCCCTCCGATTCGACTTCCGGACCTCCAACAATGAAGCGGAATACGAAGCCCTCTTGGCCGGCCTTCGGTTAGCCAAGAGCATGAATGCAAAGCAAATCCGAATTCACAGCGACTCCCAGCTCATTGTGAACCAGGTAACGGCAGACTTCGCCGCCAAGGATGCCTCCATGTACGCCTACCTTTCAACCGCCCATCAGCTACTCCGAAGTTTCCAAGCATACGAGATCAAACAGATCCCCAGAGGCGAAAACAGCCATGCCGATGCTTTGGCAAGACTCGCTTCGGCGATAAACGACAAAGTCGGAAGAAAGGTACCAGTGGAGATCCTTGCCCAACCGAGCACGGTAACCTCCGAAGCGTGTGCCGTACGGTATGAGGATACATGGATGTCTCCCATCTACTTATACCTGACGAACGGCACCCTTCCTGAGGATAAAGCCCAGGCCCGAAGCTGA
- the LOC117624880 gene encoding uncharacterized protein LOC117624880: MTACLFLNLPLSSSSAAFTSHTNKNYPSLASHLLLTLTPNQSFLRAPRFSRQIKASSASMEAQQSETGVSTPPMKLLFVEMGVGYDQHGQDVTAAAMRACRDAISSNSIPAFRRGSIPGVTFEEMKLEIKLGVPHLLQPSLDVERVKSVFPYGKFVKVEVVDGGLICSSGVCVEEMGDKNDDCYIVNAAVYIGY; this comes from the exons ATGACGGCCTGCTTGTTTCTAAATCTGccactttcttcttcatctgctGCGTTTACTTCTCATACTAATAAGAATTACCCTTCGCTAGCTTCACACCTACTTCTCACTCTAACCCCAAACCAGTCCTTTCTTCGAGCCCCTCGGTTCTCACGCCAAATCAAAGCCTCATCAGCTTCCATGGAAGCCCAGCAAAGTGAGACCGGCGTCTCAACCCCACCTATGAAGCTCTTGTTCGTGGAGATGGGCGTGGGCTACGACCAACATGG CCAAGACGTTACCGCTGCAGCAATGCGGGCTTGCAGAGATGCCATCTCCTCTAATTCAATCCCTGCGTTTCGAAGAG GGTCAATACCTGGTGTTACATTTGAGGAGATGAAACTAGAGATCAAGCTGGGTGTGCCTCATTTACTCCAACCGTCACTGGATGTCGAAAGGGTCAAATCAGTCTTTCCTTA tggaaaatttgtgAAAGTTGAAGTTGTGGATGGCGGACTGATATGCTCAAGTGGTGTGTGCGTGGAAGAAATGGGAGATAAGAATGACGACTGTTATATAGTGAATGCAGCAGTCTACATTGGTTACTAG
- the LOC117624097 gene encoding protein trichome birefringence-like 37 — translation MAFRLQALSCLVALQVLVLFSDEASSAGHGHGTRISRQRKQATGCNLFQGNWAFDASYPLYDSSSCPFIDPEFDCIKYGRPDKQFLKYAWKPDSCDLPRFDGLDFLRRWKGKKIMFVGDSLSLNMWESLSCMIHASVPNAKTIFKKGYSVNFQDYGVTLFMFRTPYLVDIVRENVGRVLNLGSINAGNSWKDMDVLIFNSWHWWTHTGKSQPWDYVRDGTNLYRDMDRLTAFYKGLSTWAKWVDSNVDPSKTRVFFQGISPTHYQGQEWNSPKKSCYGELGPLSGTTYPAGPPPAYAVVNKVLSTIKNPVYLLDITTLSQLRKDAHPSTYSGDHSGNDCSHWCLPGLPDTWNQLLYAALIM, via the exons ATGGCTTTTAGGCTCCAAGCTCTGTCATGCCTTGTAGCTCTTCAAGTTCTGGTCTTGTTTTCAGATGAAGCAAGCTCTGCAGGACATGGACATGGCACCAGAATTTCCAGACAAAGAAAGCAAGCGACTGGCTGCAATCTGTTCCAAGGCAATTGGGCTTTTGATGCTTCTTATCCCCTCTATGATTCTTCCAGCTGTCCCTTCATAGATCCTGAGTTTGACTGCATCAAGTATGGCAGACCAGATAAGCAGTTCCTCAAGTATGCTTGGAAGCCTGACTCTTGTGACTTGCCCAG GTTTGATGGGTTGGATTTTCTGAGAAGATGGAAGGGGAAGAAGATAATGTTTGTGGGTGACTCACTGAGTCTCAACATGTGGGAATCGTTGTCTTGTATGATCCATGCGTCGGTGCCGAATGCCAAGACCATCTTCAAAAAGGGGTATTCTGTGAACTTTcag GACTATGGAGTGACTTTGTTTATGTTCCGCACACCATACCTGGTAGATATAGTCAGAGAAAACGTTGGCCGTGTGTTAAACCTGGGCTCCATCAACGCTGGAAATTCATGGAAGGACATGGACGTGTTGATCTTCAATTCCTGGCATTGGTGGACCCATACAGGCAAATCTCAGCC ATGGGACTATGTTCGGGATGGGACAAACTTGTACAGAGATATGGATCGTTTGACAGCATTTTATAAGGGGCTCTCTACATGGGCTAAATGGGTTGACTCAAATGTGGATCCTTCAAAGACCAGAGTCTTCTTCCAAGGGATTTCTCCAACCCATTATCA GGGGCAGGAATGGAATTCTCCGAAGAAGAGTTGCTATGGAGAACTTGGACCTCTATCTGGAACAACATACCCAGCAGGGCCACCTCCAGCTTATGCTGTTGTAAATAAGGTGTTAAGCACGATTAAGAATCCGGTTTACTTGCTCGACATTACTACACTCTcacaattaagaaaagatgctCATCCCTCAACTTATAGTGGCGACCACTCCGGCAACGACTGCAGCCACTGGTGCCTACCTGGGTTGCCGGATACTTGGAACCAACTCCTATATGCTGCTCTCATCATGTGA